The stretch of DNA CGTTAAAGCCTGTCAAACGGCGTGGTAACCGTCGTTACTACCAGCGCCACGACGTTATCCTGATTCGGCAGATTCGCAGCCTGCTGTACGAGCAGGGCTACACCATCGGTGGTGCACGGCAGAAACTGGCCGGCGATGAGGTGCGCGAAGACGCTTCTCAAAGCCAGCAGATCATCCGTCAGCTGCGCCAGGAGATGGAAGAGCTGCTGCATCTGCTCAAGCGCTGACCGCGCGCTTTTCATACCCGCCCTGATCGGGTATTCTTCGCAGCCTTCGGGGCGTAGCGCAGCCTGGTAGCGCACCTGAATGGGGTTCAGGTGGTCGGAGGTTCAAATCCTCTCGCCCCGACCAAATTTCCCCTCCGGAATTAACGGGATCCGGGCGCATCGCCCG from Gammaproteobacteria bacterium encodes:
- a CDS encoding MerR family transcriptional regulator, which produces MLEAGNNNELPAIPGKRYFTIGEVSELCGVKPHVLRYWEQEFPSLKPVKRRGNRRYYQRHDVILIRQIRSLLYEQGYTIGGARQKLAGDEVREDASQSQQIIRQLRQEMEELLHLLKR